A region from the Leptospirillum ferriphilum ML-04 genome encodes:
- a CDS encoding sugar transferase — MHVNFSDLRVQLGRMVYPLLMALGDLSAYAVALTASYEMRIHVWARWGLPPFLQTLPGLFREVWIPLVLVGVLAFEGLYTKRMPFWEETQDVVRAVLMSFVATFAIVSLGKLSGNVSRVILFQTGFLLLFLIPIFRYLYKPFLHRFGIGIKRTILIGNNQWSRLAHLGLFRDAHMGIRIVGWIDLPDDPDFRIREAEEIRDVQEEETLSGKDIPLPPYLGKFDELPLWVRDKVIRGAVVAAPHLRRQEISRLIADVQRHVLTVYVVPNVAQVNLVNSELLYLFYEEIFLLGIHNNLKSRANRWMKFVFDRVGAILILAAFWPVLLGIALLVVLTSSGPALYTQCRVGQGGRPFRIYKFRTMWEDADKRLGDVFHHHPDLEEEFLKHHKLENDPRITPLGKFLRRTSLDELPQLLNVIKGEMSLVGPRPVTREEIESRYQAAKEEYCLVRPGMTGLWQVSGRSERGYGVRVRLDLWYIRNWSLWLDLVILVRTVGVVLHGRGSW, encoded by the coding sequence ATGCACGTTAACTTTTCCGATCTGAGAGTCCAGCTCGGAAGGATGGTCTATCCGCTCCTCATGGCTTTGGGAGACCTTTCCGCCTACGCCGTTGCCCTGACTGCGAGTTATGAAATGCGTATTCATGTCTGGGCCCGCTGGGGGTTGCCTCCGTTTCTTCAGACCCTTCCCGGTCTCTTCCGGGAAGTCTGGATCCCTCTTGTTCTCGTGGGAGTCCTCGCTTTCGAAGGCCTCTATACGAAAAGAATGCCATTCTGGGAAGAAACGCAGGATGTCGTCCGAGCCGTTCTCATGTCTTTTGTGGCCACCTTCGCCATCGTGAGCCTCGGAAAACTCTCGGGGAACGTTTCTCGAGTGATTCTTTTCCAGACGGGATTCCTGCTCTTGTTTCTGATCCCGATTTTTCGATATCTCTACAAGCCGTTTCTGCACCGCTTCGGAATCGGAATCAAACGAACGATCCTGATTGGAAACAACCAGTGGTCCAGACTGGCTCATCTGGGACTGTTTCGTGATGCCCACATGGGCATTCGCATTGTCGGCTGGATCGATCTTCCGGACGACCCGGATTTTCGGATCCGCGAAGCGGAGGAAATCCGGGATGTCCAGGAGGAAGAAACTCTGTCCGGAAAGGATATTCCGCTCCCCCCGTATCTGGGAAAATTCGACGAATTGCCTCTGTGGGTGCGAGACAAAGTGATCCGGGGGGCGGTGGTCGCGGCCCCTCATCTCCGCCGCCAGGAAATATCGCGTTTGATTGCGGATGTCCAGCGACATGTCCTGACGGTTTATGTTGTTCCAAACGTGGCGCAGGTCAATCTTGTGAACAGTGAGCTCCTGTATCTCTTCTACGAAGAAATTTTCCTTCTCGGCATTCACAACAACCTCAAATCCAGGGCCAACCGGTGGATGAAGTTTGTTTTCGACCGAGTGGGGGCTATCCTGATACTGGCGGCTTTCTGGCCGGTTCTTTTGGGAATCGCATTGCTTGTGGTCTTAACATCCTCGGGGCCGGCCTTGTACACGCAATGCCGGGTAGGGCAGGGTGGACGCCCCTTCCGGATCTACAAATTCCGGACAATGTGGGAAGATGCCGATAAAAGACTTGGAGATGTATTTCATCATCACCCCGATCTTGAAGAGGAGTTTCTCAAGCACCATAAACTGGAGAATGATCCCCGGATAACTCCATTAGGGAAGTTCCTTCGGCGGACCAGTCTTGACGAGTTGCCGCAGCTCCTGAATGTGATCAAAGGTGAAATGAGCCTCGTGGGTCCCCGTCCTGTGACAAGGGAAGAGATTGAGTCGAGATATCAGGCGGCGAAAGAGGAGTATTGCCTTGTAAGACCGGGGATGACAGGGCTTTGGCAGGTGTCGGGCAGGAGCGAAAGAGGATACGGGGTTCGGGTGAGACTGGATCTCTGGTATATCCGCAATTGGTCTTTATGGCTTGATCTGGTGATATTGGTGAGGACCGTCGGGGTTGTTTTGCATGGAAGAGGTTCGTGGTAA
- a CDS encoding glycosyltransferase family 4 protein, translated as MKIAIVHEWLVTWAGSERVLAEIMTLYPEADLYVLFDRLPADKRSALPRNPVGESFLGKWPKIDRLYRNLLPLMPAAVESLNLKDYDLVLTSSHAVVKGLLLHSGQLHLCYCHTPPRYLWDMTEAYFSRSFSGRLKRAAASLFLTRLRQWDYRAGQRPDAFIANSDFVARRISRIYGRPSTVIHPPVDIERFAVKPGPGGEYFVTLGRFVPYKNIDRIVQSFRYLPYELVVVGDGPGRNRIEELLRGQRNIRWLPYISDKEWGELLQKARAFLFMAEEDFGIAPLEAQAAGVPVIAWGAGGILETIPGLKREDLNRSDISGPVGVLYSDPTPEALSQAVHFFVEREEMFQPESARKNAGRFSRALFRTRYRSFVADQVRQMFGDRPMPGLSGLSERTDHAR; from the coding sequence TTGAAGATTGCGATCGTTCATGAGTGGCTGGTGACCTGGGCCGGATCGGAACGTGTCTTGGCCGAAATCATGACGCTTTATCCAGAGGCGGATCTCTATGTTCTTTTTGATCGTCTTCCGGCGGACAAGCGGAGCGCATTGCCCCGAAACCCTGTCGGGGAGTCCTTTCTTGGAAAATGGCCGAAAATCGACCGGTTATACAGGAATCTTCTGCCCCTTATGCCCGCAGCGGTTGAGTCCCTGAATCTGAAAGACTATGATCTTGTGTTGACGTCAAGCCACGCAGTGGTCAAAGGGCTTCTTCTTCATTCTGGACAATTGCACCTCTGTTATTGTCACACGCCACCCCGATATCTCTGGGATATGACGGAGGCGTACTTTTCCAGATCCTTTTCCGGCCGTCTCAAGAGGGCGGCCGCCTCTCTTTTTTTGACTCGTTTGAGACAATGGGACTACCGGGCCGGCCAGCGACCGGATGCGTTCATTGCGAACTCCGATTTTGTCGCCAGAAGAATTTCCAGGATTTATGGCCGTCCCTCTACCGTCATCCATCCACCGGTCGATATTGAGCGATTTGCCGTCAAGCCGGGTCCGGGAGGGGAATATTTTGTGACACTGGGACGATTTGTCCCCTACAAAAATATTGATCGGATCGTCCAGTCTTTCCGATATCTTCCTTATGAACTGGTGGTTGTCGGAGACGGACCCGGAAGAAACCGGATCGAAGAACTTCTGAGAGGACAAAGGAATATCCGGTGGCTTCCGTATATTTCGGATAAGGAATGGGGCGAACTCCTGCAAAAGGCGCGGGCTTTTCTGTTTATGGCCGAAGAGGATTTCGGGATTGCTCCCCTGGAAGCCCAGGCGGCCGGAGTTCCGGTCATCGCCTGGGGAGCCGGAGGGATTCTGGAAACGATTCCGGGCCTCAAGAGGGAGGATCTCAATCGGTCGGATATCTCCGGCCCAGTCGGTGTCCTTTATTCCGACCCCACCCCCGAGGCACTTTCGCAAGCGGTCCATTTTTTTGTCGAACGGGAAGAGATGTTTCAGCCTGAGTCGGCCCGGAAAAACGCCGGGCGGTTTTCGAGAGCACTTTTTCGGACACGCTACCGATCCTTTGTTGCAGACCAGGTGCGCCAGATGTTTGGAGACAGGCCAATGCCGGGGTTGTCCGGACTCTCTGAAAGAACGGATCATGCACGTTAA